In Bos indicus x Bos taurus breed Angus x Brahman F1 hybrid chromosome 21, Bos_hybrid_MaternalHap_v2.0, whole genome shotgun sequence, one DNA window encodes the following:
- the DDX24 gene encoding ATP-dependent RNA helicase DDX24 → MKLKEKKSRPKPTNCGRFQKKGIKVVGKWKEVKIDPNMFADGQMDDLVCFEELTDYQLVSPAKSSSSLFSKGEPKKRKAQAVAEGEEEGEPGSSKKKMKLKKSKDVETEGTSSQKAFEVKDTEPAPQGESTICPDPEVGEMASEGLAQTVPKKKKKKGKKKSEPSQGTSPKVPKKAKTWMPEMHDHKADVSAWKDLFVPKPVLRALSFLGFSAPTPIQALTLAPAIRDKLDILGAAETGSGKTLAFAIPMIDAVLRWQVKKKPTPAISNTGAPPGETGNEAGAAPGALPDEIGIEGEAPPSEVGAKTGPPPSQAGTSIGAAASDPGLPSRDGDGDAGEGPSSLIREKPTPEQEDNQVEKHDEEQAGKLKQELGGSTVPPKRPLLGLVLTPTRELAVQVKQHVDAVAKFTSIKTAILVGGMSTQKQQRMLNRQPEIVIATPGRLWELVKEKHPHLSNLRQLRCLVIDEADRMVEKGHFAELSQLLEMLSDSQYNPKRQTLVFSATLTLVHQAPARILHKKHAKKMDKTAKLDLLMQKIGMRGKPKVIDLTRKEATVETLTETKIHCETDEKDLYLYYFLMQYPGRTLVFANSISCIKRLSGLLKVLDIMPLTLHACMHQKQRLRNLEQFAHLEDCVLLATDVAARGLDIPKVQHVIHYQVPRTSEIYVHRSGRTARATSEGLSLMLVGPEDVINFKKIYKTLKKDEDIPLFPVQTKYMDAVKERIRLARQIEKAEYRNFQACLHNSWIEQAAAALEIELEEEMYRGGKVDEQEERRRQKQMKILKKELRHLLSQPLFKDDLKTKYPTQSGKLPLLTSAPRKGESALSCLSKQKKKKKKKQQPQEQPRPSTSAG, encoded by the exons atgaagttgaaagagaaaaaatcaaGGCCGAAGCCAACAAACTGTGGCAGATTTCAGAAGAAGGGAATCAAGGTTGTGGGAAAATGGAAGGAGGTGAAGATAGACCCAAATATGTTTGCAGACGGACAGATGGATGACTTGGTGTGTTTTGAGGAACTAACAGATTATCAGTTGGTCTCCCCTGCCAAGAGTTCCTCCAGTCTCTTCTCAAAGggagagcccaagaagagaaaggCACAGGCTGTTgcagaaggagaggaggaaggagagcctGGCTCctcaaagaaaaagatgaagttgAAGAAGAGTaaagatgtggaaactgaaggAACCAGTTCCCAGAAAGCGTTTGAGGTCAAAGATACTGAGCCAGCGCCCCAGGGAGAGAGCACAATTTGTCCTGATCCAGAGGTAGGGGAGATGGCATCAGAAGGCCTGGCGCAGACTgtaccaaaaaagaagaaaaagaaagggaaaaaaaaatcagagccttCCCAGGGTACTTCTCCAAAGGTGCCCAAAAAAGCAAAAACGTGGATGCCTGAAATGCATGATCACAAAGCAGATGTATCAGCTTGGAAGGATCTGTTTGTACCCAAGCCGGTTCTCCGAGCACTCAGCTTTCTAGGCTTCTCTGCCCCCACACCAATCCAAGCGCTGACCTTGGCACCTGCCATTCGTGACAAACTGGACATCCTTGGGGCTGCTGAGACAG GAAGTGGGAAAACTCTTGCCTTTGCCATTCCAATGATTGACGCAGTGCTACGGTGGCAGGTGAAGAAGAAGCCTACCCCAGCAATAAGTAACACAGGAGCTCCACCTGGGGAGACCGGTAATGAGGCTGGAGCTGCGCCTGGAGCTTTGCCTGATGAGATTGGAATTGAGGGGGAAGCACCTCCCAGTGAGGTCGGAGCGAAGACTGGACCACCACCCAGCCAGGCAGGAACCAGTATTGGAGCTGCCGCCTCAGACCCGGGGCTGCCGTCCCGTGACGGTGATGGTGACGCTGGTGAAGGGCcttcttccctgatcagggagaaGCCCACCCCCGAACAGGAAGACAACCAGGTGGAAAAGCATGATGAAGAGCAGGCTGGAAAGTTGAAACAAGAATTGGGTGGCAGCACTGTGCCGCCGAAGCGTCCTCTGCTTGGACTGGTTCTGACTCCCACTCGAGAGCTCGCTGTTCAGGTCAAACAACACGTCGATGCTGTGGCCAAGTTTACAA GCATTAAAACCGCTATTCTGGTTGGTGGAATGTCCACGCAGAAACAGCAGAGGATGCTGAACCGCCAGCCTGAGATCGTGATCGCCACTCCAGGCCGGCTGTGGGAGCTAGTTAAAGAAAAGCACCCTCATTTGAGCAACCTTCGGCAGCTCAG GTGCCTGGTGATCGATGAGGCTGACCGGATGGTTGAGAAAGGCCACTTTGCTGAGCTCTCACAGCTGCTAGAGATGCTCAGTGATTCCCAGTACAACCCAAAGAGACAGACCCTTGTTTTTTCCGCCACACTGACCCTGGTACATCAAGCTCCTGCCCGTATCCTTCACAAGAAGCACGCtaagaaaatggacaaaactGCCAAACTTGACCTCCTCATGCAGAAGATTGGCATGAGGGGCAAGCCCAAGGTCATTGACCTCACAAGAAAGGAGGCTACGGTAGAGACGCTGACAGAGACCAAGATCCATTGTGAGACTGACGAGAAAGACTTGTATCTGTACTACTTCCTGATGCAGTATCCAGGCCGCACCTTAGTGTTTGCCAACAGTATCTCCTGCATCAAGCGCCTCTCCGGGCTCCTCAAAGTCCTGGATATCATGCCACTGACCCTGCATGCCTGCATGCACCAGAAGCAGAGGCTTAGAAACCTGGAGCAGTTTGCCCATCTGGAGGA TTGTGTGCTCCTGGCGACAGACGTGGCAGCTCGGGGCCTGGATATTCCAAAAGTCCAGCATGTCATCCATTACCAG GTCCCTCGCACCTCAGAGATTTATGTCCACCGAAGTGGTCGGACTGCCCGTGCCACCAGTGAGGGCCTCAGCCTGATGTTGGTTGGGCCTGAGGATGTGATCAACTTTAAGAAGATTTACAAAACCCTCAAGAAAGATGAGGACATTCCACTGTTCCCTGTGCAGACAAAGTACATGGATGCAGTCAAG GAGCGAATCCGTTTAGCTCGACAGATTGAAAAAGCGGAGTATCGGAACTTCCAGGCTTGTCTGCACAACTCTTGGATCGAGCAGGCCGCGGCTGCCCTGGAGATTGAGCTGGAAGAAGAAATGTATAGGG GAGGAAAAGTTGATGAGCAGGAAGAGCGTCGGAGACAAAAGCAGATGAAGATCCTGAAGAAGGAGCTGCGCCATTTACTTTCGCAGCCGCTGTTTAAAGATGACCTGAAAACCAAGTATCCCACTCAGTCAGGCAAGCTGCCCCTGCTCACGTCTGCCCCAAGAAAGGGTGAGTCCGCGCTGAGCTGCCTTTccaaacagaagaagaagaagaagaaaaagcagcaGCCGCAGGAGCAGCCGCGGCCGAGCACAAGTGCAGGCTGA